The Prevotella melaninogenica ATCC 25845 genome includes a window with the following:
- a CDS encoding CTP synthase, whose translation MAETKYIFVTGGVVSSLGKGIISSSIGKLLQARGYNITIQKFDPYINIDPGTLNPYEHGECYVTEDGMETDLDLGHYERFTGIKTTKANSMTTGRIYKSVIDKERRGDYLGKTIQVVPHITDEIKRNIKLLGQKYHYDFVITEIGGTIGDIESAPFLEAIRQLKWELGKRAINLHLTYVPYLKAAGELKTKPTQHSVKELQSVGIQPDVLVMRTEKHLDDDIRKKVAAFCNVDFDCVVQSEDLPSIYDVPVNMLEQGLDAAILRKCGEEVGPKPALGPWKEFLDRQRKATKEVHIGLVGKYDLQDAYKSIREGLLQAGTYNDRKTVITFINSEELTEENVAEKLKGQDGIVICPGFGQRGIEGKIVAAHYTRTHDIPTFGICLGMQMMVIEFARNVLGYKDANSREIDEKTTHNVIDIMEEQKNITNMGGTMRLGAYECVLRQGSHTFNIYKQEHIQERHRHRYEFNNDYEKEFEKHGMMCVGRNPESDLVEIVEIPGLKWYIGTQFHPEYQSTVLGPHPLFLDFVKTSIENQKNK comes from the coding sequence GTGGCTGAAACAAAGTACATTTTCGTTACGGGCGGCGTAGTTTCTTCACTTGGTAAAGGAATTATCTCGTCATCAATCGGTAAGCTTCTTCAAGCAAGAGGTTACAACATTACCATTCAGAAATTTGATCCGTACATCAACATTGACCCAGGTACGCTGAATCCTTACGAGCATGGTGAGTGCTACGTAACAGAGGATGGTATGGAGACCGACCTCGACCTCGGTCACTATGAGCGCTTCACAGGTATTAAGACCACAAAAGCCAACTCTATGACTACGGGACGTATCTATAAGAGCGTTATTGACAAGGAGCGTCGTGGCGACTACTTGGGTAAGACTATTCAGGTTGTTCCTCATATTACGGACGAAATCAAACGTAATATTAAGCTTTTGGGGCAGAAGTATCACTATGACTTTGTGATTACTGAGATTGGTGGTACTATTGGCGACATTGAGTCAGCTCCATTCCTTGAGGCTATTCGCCAGTTGAAGTGGGAATTGGGTAAGCGTGCCATCAACCTTCACTTGACATATGTTCCTTATCTTAAGGCTGCAGGTGAGTTGAAGACAAAGCCAACTCAGCACAGCGTAAAGGAATTGCAGAGTGTAGGTATTCAGCCAGATGTGCTCGTGATGCGTACAGAAAAGCATCTTGATGATGATATCCGTAAGAAGGTTGCTGCTTTCTGTAATGTTGATTTCGACTGCGTTGTACAGAGTGAGGACCTCCCAAGTATCTATGATGTTCCTGTGAATATGCTTGAGCAGGGCTTGGATGCTGCTATTCTGCGTAAGTGCGGTGAGGAAGTTGGTCCTAAGCCTGCACTCGGTCCTTGGAAGGAGTTCCTTGATCGTCAGCGTAAAGCAACTAAGGAAGTACACATTGGACTTGTTGGTAAATATGACTTGCAGGATGCTTATAAGAGTATTCGTGAAGGCTTGTTGCAGGCTGGAACCTATAATGACCGTAAAACGGTTATTACCTTTATCAATTCTGAGGAACTGACAGAGGAGAATGTAGCTGAGAAACTTAAGGGACAGGATGGTATTGTGATTTGTCCGGGCTTTGGTCAGCGTGGTATTGAGGGTAAGATTGTTGCTGCTCACTATACACGTACACACGATATCCCAACCTTCGGTATCTGTCTTGGTATGCAGATGATGGTGATTGAGTTTGCTCGTAATGTCCTTGGGTATAAGGATGCTAACTCACGAGAGATTGATGAGAAGACTACACACAATGTGATTGATATTATGGAGGAGCAGAAGAATATCACCAATATGGGTGGTACGATGCGCCTTGGAGCCTATGAGTGCGTACTGCGTCAGGGTTCACATACCTTTAATATCTATAAGCAAGAGCATATACAGGAACGCCATCGTCATCGTTATGAGTTCAATAACGACTATGAAAAGGAGTTTGAGAAGCATGGTATGATGTGTGTTGGTCGCAACCCAGAGAGCGACTTGGTTGAAATCGTTGAGATACCAGGCTTGAAGTGGTATATTGGAACACAGTTCCACCCAGAGTATCAGTCAACTGTACTCGGTCCACATCCGCTCTTCCTCGACTTCGTAAAGACTTCAATTGAAAATCAGAAAAACAAATAA